From a single Pseudobutyrivibrio xylanivorans genomic region:
- the era gene encoding GTPase Era — MSDNFKSGFVTIVGRPNVGKSTLMNHIIGQKIAITSNKPQTTRNRIQTVYTDSEVGQIVFLDTPGMHQAKNKLGEYMMTAAKSTINDVDLILWLIEPDTKVGAGDKKIAELLSTAEAPVILVINKIDMADGAKVGETISAFKDLCDFIEVVPVSALHGEGCDDLLSTIFKHLPEGPAFYDEETVTNQTLREITAEIIREKSLHALNDEVPHGIAIAIDTMKERPGKNAMWDIEATIICEKNSHKGIIIGKGGAMIKKIGTNSRYEIEKLLDAKVNLKLFVKVKKDWRDSDYELKNFGYKKEDI; from the coding sequence ATGAGTGATAATTTTAAATCGGGATTTGTAACTATAGTTGGTCGCCCAAATGTGGGAAAGAGTACTTTGATGAACCACATCATTGGCCAGAAAATTGCTATCACTAGCAACAAGCCACAGACGACCCGTAACCGTATCCAGACTGTCTATACAGATAGTGAAGTTGGACAGATTGTTTTCCTGGATACACCAGGTATGCATCAGGCTAAAAACAAGCTTGGCGAGTATATGATGACCGCAGCCAAGAGCACTATCAATGATGTTGACCTTATTCTTTGGCTTATTGAGCCAGACACAAAGGTGGGTGCAGGTGATAAGAAGATTGCTGAGCTTTTATCAACAGCAGAGGCTCCTGTAATATTAGTTATCAACAAAATTGATATGGCAGACGGTGCAAAGGTTGGCGAGACAATTTCTGCCTTCAAGGATTTGTGCGATTTTATCGAGGTTGTTCCAGTTTCTGCGCTTCACGGTGAGGGCTGCGATGATCTTCTTTCAACAATCTTCAAGCATCTTCCAGAGGGACCAGCCTTCTATGACGAAGAAACTGTTACAAATCAGACTCTTCGTGAGATTACAGCAGAAATTATCCGTGAGAAATCTCTTCATGCTTTGAATGATGAGGTGCCACACGGTATTGCTATTGCAATAGATACAATGAAGGAACGCCCAGGCAAGAATGCTATGTGGGATATCGAAGCTACAATCATCTGCGAGAAGAATTCTCACAAGGGTATCATAATCGGTAAGGGCGGTGCCATGATTAAGAAAATCGGCACAAACTCAAGATATGAGATTGAGAAGCTTTTAGATGCAAAGGTTAATCTTAAGCTTTTTGTAAAGGTCAAGAAGGATTGGCGAGACAGCGACTACGAGCTGAAGAATTTTGGATACAAAAAAGAGGACATTTAA
- a CDS encoding putative manganese-dependent inorganic diphosphatase yields MPNTVYIIGHKNPDTDSVCAAIAYAYLKNAISKDTIYEPKKAGQLNEETRYVLERFGVQEPDTVLDVGAQLTDIEYRRLEPVDGHISLKKAWELMLERDVVTLPVVGRTGKLEGVIVNGDIAYSYMDVYDNSILSRARTQYSNILSTLNGSLLTGNPHAYFIKGSVVIASSNREDLKDDINRDDLVIVGNITERQLICIEAGASCLVVCGAKSVDSKVIKMAEEHQCVLITTEYDTFTVARLIHQAMPVRQFMRSDDIVSFELDDYVDDVRDTMKTVRHRDFPILDENRHYVGMVSRRLLLNMQKKRIILVDHNEKSQAVDNIDQAEVLEIIDHHRLGSLETVSPIYFRNQPLGSSSTIVALMYEERGVEIPKHIAGVLCSAILSDTLMFRSPTCTKVDEEKARMLADIAGVDVVELATSMFEAGSDFKDKTPDQIFHQDYKIFTSGDIKFGVAQVSSISKGQLNSIKSGIQSYMQTVQASSDLDAVFVMLTDILNESTELLFVGDTADKIIADAFRMPVATDSYLLEGVVSRKKQLIPPIMESLQE; encoded by the coding sequence ATGCCGAATACGGTTTATATTATCGGACACAAAAACCCTGATACAGATAGCGTTTGCGCAGCTATTGCTTACGCATATCTGAAAAATGCAATTTCAAAAGACACTATTTATGAGCCTAAAAAAGCGGGTCAACTCAACGAGGAGACCCGTTATGTTTTGGAAAGATTTGGCGTTCAGGAGCCAGATACTGTTCTTGACGTAGGCGCACAGCTTACAGACATCGAATATCGTCGTCTTGAGCCAGTAGATGGACACATCTCATTGAAGAAGGCTTGGGAGCTTATGCTTGAGCGTGACGTTGTCACACTTCCAGTTGTTGGAAGAACAGGTAAGCTTGAAGGTGTTATCGTAAACGGAGATATCGCATATTCTTACATGGATGTTTACGACAATAGCATTCTTTCACGCGCCCGCACCCAGTACAGCAATATCCTTAGCACCCTTAATGGTTCACTTCTTACAGGTAATCCACATGCCTACTTCATTAAGGGTTCAGTTGTTATCGCTTCAAGTAACCGCGAGGATTTGAAGGACGACATCAATCGTGATGACCTTGTAATCGTTGGAAATATTACAGAGCGTCAGCTTATTTGTATCGAGGCAGGTGCAAGCTGTCTTGTAGTTTGCGGCGCAAAGTCAGTTGATTCAAAGGTTATCAAGATGGCGGAGGAGCATCAGTGTGTACTTATCACTACAGAGTACGATACATTTACAGTTGCTCGTCTTATTCACCAGGCTATGCCTGTTCGTCAGTTCATGAGAAGTGACGATATCGTAAGCTTTGAGCTTGATGATTACGTAGATGATGTTAGAGATACCATGAAGACAGTTCGCCATCGAGATTTCCCAATTCTCGACGAGAACAGACATTACGTTGGTATGGTTTCGCGTCGTTTACTCTTAAATATGCAGAAGAAGCGTATTATCCTTGTTGATCACAATGAAAAGTCACAGGCAGTAGATAATATTGACCAGGCTGAGGTGCTTGAGATTATCGATCACCATCGCCTTGGCTCACTTGAGACTGTTTCTCCTATCTATTTCAGAAATCAGCCTCTTGGTTCATCTTCAACAATCGTTGCTCTTATGTACGAGGAGCGTGGAGTAGAAATTCCAAAGCATATTGCTGGAGTTCTTTGTTCGGCAATTCTTTCGGATACACTTATGTTCCGTTCACCTACATGTACAAAGGTAGATGAGGAAAAGGCAAGAATGCTTGCTGATATTGCAGGTGTTGATGTTGTAGAGCTTGCTACTTCAATGTTTGAAGCAGGCAGTGACTTCAAGGACAAGACACCTGATCAGATTTTCCATCAGGATTACAAAATCTTCACAAGTGGAGATATCAAATTTGGTGTTGCTCAGGTTAGCTCAATTTCTAAGGGCCAGCTGAACAGCATCAAGTCTGGAATTCAGTCATATATGCAGACAGTTCAGGCTTCTTCAGATTTGGATGCAGTATTTGTAATGCTCACTGATATCCTCAACGAGAGTACAGAGCTTCTCTTTGTTGGTGATACAGCTGACAAGATTATTGCAGATGCCTTCAGAATGCCAGTTGCTACAGATAGCTACTTGCTTGAAGGTGTTGTTTCAAGAAAGAAGCAGTTGATTCCACCAATTATGGAATCACTTCAAGAGTAA
- a CDS encoding glycine--tRNA ligase, translating to MEKTMDKIIALAKARGFVYAGSEIYGGLANTWDYGNLGVELKNNVKKAWWQKFVQENKYNVGVDCAILMNPQTWIASGHLGSFSDPLMDCKECHERFRADKIIEDFAAENNIELKSSVDGWSKEEMKEFIDSNNVPCPTCGKHNFTDIREFNLMFKTFQGVTEDAKNTVYLRPETAQGIFVNFKNVQRTSRKKVPFGIGQIGKSFRNEITPGNFTFRTREFEQMELEFFCKPGTQDEWFQYWRAFCRDWLLSLGMKEDEMRLRDHDPEELSFYSTGTTDIEFLFPFGWGELWGIASRTDYDLTQHQNVSGQDLTYFDDETNEKYLPYVIEPSLGADRVVLAFLCAAYDEEEVGKDGKSDVRTVLHFHPALAPVKIGVLPLSKKLNEGAEKVFDELSKKYNCEFDDRGTIGKRYRRMDEIGTPFCITYDFDSEEDHMVTIRHRDSMEQERIAIADLVAYFADKFTF from the coding sequence ATGGAAAAGACAATGGACAAAATTATTGCTCTTGCAAAAGCAAGAGGCTTTGTATATGCAGGCTCTGAGATTTACGGTGGTCTTGCTAATACATGGGATTATGGTAACCTTGGCGTTGAGCTTAAGAACAACGTTAAAAAGGCTTGGTGGCAGAAGTTCGTTCAGGAGAACAAGTACAACGTTGGTGTTGACTGTGCTATCCTTATGAACCCACAGACATGGATTGCTTCAGGTCACCTTGGTTCATTCTCTGATCCACTTATGGATTGTAAGGAGTGCCACGAGCGCTTCAGAGCTGATAAGATTATCGAGGATTTTGCAGCTGAAAATAATATCGAGCTTAAGTCATCTGTAGATGGCTGGAGCAAGGAAGAGATGAAGGAATTCATCGATAGCAATAATGTTCCTTGCCCTACATGTGGCAAGCACAATTTCACAGATATTCGTGAGTTTAACCTCATGTTCAAGACCTTCCAGGGTGTTACTGAGGATGCAAAGAACACAGTTTACCTTCGCCCAGAGACAGCTCAGGGTATTTTCGTAAACTTCAAGAACGTTCAGCGTACATCACGTAAGAAGGTTCCATTTGGTATTGGTCAGATTGGTAAGTCATTCCGTAACGAGATTACTCCTGGTAACTTCACATTCCGTACACGTGAGTTTGAGCAGATGGAGCTTGAGTTCTTCTGCAAGCCAGGTACACAGGATGAGTGGTTCCAGTATTGGAGAGCTTTCTGCCGTGATTGGCTCCTTTCTCTTGGTATGAAGGAGGATGAGATGCGTCTTCGTGATCACGACCCAGAGGAGCTTTCATTCTACTCAACAGGCACAACAGATATCGAGTTCTTATTCCCATTTGGTTGGGGTGAGCTTTGGGGTATCGCTAGCCGTACAGACTACGACCTTACACAGCATCAGAATGTTTCTGGTCAGGATCTTACATACTTCGACGATGAGACAAACGAGAAGTATTTACCATACGTTATTGAGCCATCACTTGGCGCAGACCGTGTAGTGCTTGCATTCCTTTGTGCAGCTTACGATGAGGAAGAGGTTGGCAAGGATGGAAAGAGTGATGTTCGTACAGTTCTTCACTTCCACCCAGCGCTTGCACCAGTTAAGATTGGTGTGCTTCCACTTTCTAAGAAGCTTAATGAGGGCGCTGAGAAGGTATTCGATGAGCTTTCAAAGAAGTACAATTGTGAGTTCGACGACAGAGGAACAATCGGTAAGAGATACCGTCGTATGGATGAAATCGGAACACCATTCTGCATCACTTACGATTTTGATTCAGAAGAGGACCACATGGTTACAATTCGTCACCGCGATTCTATGGAGCAGGAGCGTATTGCAATCGCTGATCTTGTTGCATATTTTGCAGACAAGTTCACATTCTAA
- the rho gene encoding transcription termination factor Rho: MREKYESLPVAVLRDLAKARGIKGVSSMKKADLVEAMLAQDEIDAKEKASEQAETEKAETAEKPAKAEKVEKSEKTPRAPRAEKSDKPERPRRPRTTEGSERVERTERPERPERVEEHKDSIPQDIPTDGLLPARGIIEVMSDGFGFIRCDNYMPGTEDVYVSQSQIKKFNLKTGDIIIGKKRFNNPTDKFAALMIIDTINGYDPAAATRRPNFEDLTPIFPNERIRLERQRSSVAMRIVDLVSPIGKGQRGMIVAQPKAGKTTLLKEVATSVNYSHPDMHLIILLIDERPEEVTDMKDTMRNSKNVEVIYSTFDESPEHHRRVSEMVIERAKRLVEHGQDVMILLDSITRLARAYNLTVQPSGRTLSGGLDPAALHMPKKFFGAARNMREGGSLTILATALVETGSKMDDVVYEEFKGTGNMELILDRKLSEKRIFPAIDITASGTRREDLLLSRKELDAMEIMRKAINSARKEDAIETILNMFAHTKCNDDYIDMVIRKRVI; encoded by the coding sequence ATGAGAGAAAAATACGAGAGCTTACCTGTTGCAGTGCTACGTGACTTAGCTAAAGCTAGGGGAATAAAAGGCGTATCCTCTATGAAGAAGGCTGATCTCGTTGAAGCAATGCTTGCGCAGGACGAAATCGATGCTAAAGAAAAAGCATCGGAGCAAGCTGAAACTGAGAAAGCTGAAACAGCAGAGAAGCCAGCAAAGGCTGAGAAGGTTGAAAAATCTGAAAAGACACCTAGAGCTCCTAGGGCAGAAAAGTCTGACAAGCCTGAGAGACCTCGCAGACCACGCACGACAGAAGGTTCTGAGAGAGTTGAAAGAACAGAGAGACCTGAGCGTCCAGAACGAGTTGAGGAGCACAAGGATTCAATTCCTCAGGATATTCCTACTGATGGTCTTCTTCCAGCGCGCGGCATTATCGAGGTTATGAGTGATGGCTTCGGATTCATTCGCTGTGACAACTACATGCCTGGTACAGAGGATGTATATGTTTCACAGTCTCAAATCAAGAAATTTAACCTTAAGACTGGCGATATTATCATCGGAAAGAAGCGTTTCAATAATCCGACTGATAAGTTCGCAGCTCTTATGATTATTGATACAATCAATGGTTACGATCCAGCAGCAGCAACACGCCGTCCTAATTTTGAGGACCTTACCCCTATTTTCCCTAATGAGAGAATTCGTCTTGAACGTCAGCGTAGTTCGGTTGCAATGCGTATTGTTGACCTGGTTAGCCCTATTGGAAAGGGCCAGCGTGGTATGATTGTTGCCCAGCCTAAGGCAGGTAAGACCACACTTTTAAAAGAGGTTGCAACCTCTGTGAATTATTCACACCCAGATATGCATCTTATCATTTTGCTTATTGATGAGCGTCCTGAGGAAGTTACCGATATGAAGGACACCATGAGAAACAGCAAAAATGTTGAGGTTATATATTCTACTTTCGATGAGAGCCCAGAGCATCATCGTCGTGTTTCTGAAATGGTTATCGAACGTGCAAAGCGTCTAGTTGAGCATGGTCAGGATGTTATGATTCTTCTTGATTCAATCACCAGACTTGCTCGCGCATACAACCTTACAGTTCAGCCATCTGGTCGTACTCTTTCCGGTGGTCTTGACCCAGCAGCTCTTCACATGCCAAAGAAATTCTTCGGTGCTGCCAGAAACATGCGTGAGGGTGGAAGCCTTACAATCCTTGCAACAGCACTTGTAGAGACTGGTTCAAAGATGGACGATGTTGTTTACGAGGAGTTCAAGGGAACTGGTAACATGGAGCTTATCCTTGATAGAAAGCTTTCAGAAAAGAGAATATTCCCAGCTATCGATATTACAGCATCAGGTACTCGTCGTGAGGATCTTCTCCTTTCGAGAAAAGAGCTTGATGCAATGGAAATCATGCGTAAAGCAATCAACAGCGCCCGTAAGGAAGACGCTATTGAGACTATTTTAAATATGTTTGCGCACACCAAGTGCAATGATGACTATATTGATATGGTTATCAGAAAGAGAGTTATCTAA
- the recO gene encoding DNA repair protein RecO, whose amino-acid sequence MGLVTLTGIVLSCSDVGEFDRRLVILTKESGRITGFAKGARRPNNPMVAACSPFCFGTFEAFEGRSSYHITKANITNYFRDLVMDYDKVCLGSYFLEVADFLSVEGVDERQRLALLYQSLKALESGKFSHRLLRNIYDLKTWVIDGEYPNVFSCMCCGKKENLTTFSIKRHGMLCRECSEMESGTDISTSTLYAMQFIVSSRIEKLYTFVLNNETEEELTRILCSYRLNYRSHKYKSEEFL is encoded by the coding sequence ATGGGACTGGTGACGCTTACTGGGATTGTCTTAAGCTGCTCAGATGTTGGAGAATTTGATAGACGTCTTGTGATACTCACAAAAGAATCTGGCAGAATTACAGGCTTCGCCAAAGGTGCCAGACGTCCTAACAATCCTATGGTAGCTGCCTGCTCACCTTTTTGCTTCGGCACTTTTGAAGCCTTTGAGGGCCGCAGCTCCTATCACATTACCAAGGCCAATATTACTAATTATTTCAGGGATTTGGTTATGGATTATGATAAGGTTTGCCTTGGCTCTTACTTTTTAGAGGTGGCAGACTTTCTATCAGTAGAGGGAGTGGATGAAAGACAGCGACTTGCCCTTTTATATCAAAGTTTAAAGGCTCTCGAATCTGGAAAATTCAGTCATCGTCTTCTCAGAAATATATATGATTTGAAAACTTGGGTTATTGACGGTGAGTACCCAAATGTGTTTTCCTGCATGTGTTGTGGCAAAAAGGAGAACCTGACCACATTTTCAATTAAAAGACATGGAATGCTTTGCAGGGAATGCTCTGAGATGGAATCTGGGACTGATATTTCTACTTCGACCCTTTATGCAATGCAATTCATAGTTTCATCTAGAATAGAAAAGTTGTATACTTTTGTACTGAATAATGAAACCGAGGAAGAATTGACTAGAATTTTGTGTTCTTATAGATTAAACTATAGGTCGCACAAATATAAAAGCGAGGAATTTTTATGA